In a genomic window of Ipomoea triloba cultivar NCNSP0323 chromosome 3, ASM357664v1:
- the LOC116013008 gene encoding gibberellin 3-beta-dioxygenase 1-like: protein MSPTELDHLVPMDFKNVVQVPDTHTWRLDSLYINNSCSSEESVPLIDLEDPQAVEKIKMACENWGIFQVTNHRVPMELLAQMEHQVRRFFDLTREEKLLTLRSPDSPNGYGIIQVSPCFNTLMWMEGFTLSGSPLEFARRVWPQDYTPFCTVTEDYQEQMRGLAKKITSLIFKSLGISREDVEWFEPKSMETSLQLNSYPNCPDPARALGMIPHTDSSLITLLYQSKTNRALQVYRPNLKWVDVEPISNAIVVHVGDMLHMYSNGQCKNVLHRAIVSEAHHRISVIYFFGPKSDVKISSPLKFIKSGDFSMYRPITWKEYRKLKLKHTDKALEMVRFNSVVVENANALTSGDEAHHLMELIVAKWKL from the exons ATGAGCCCAACAGAGCTGGATCATCTGGTCCCCATGGATTTCAAAAATGTCGTCCAAGTTCCCGATACCCACACCTGGAGGCTCGACTCCCTCTACATCAACAACTCTTGTTCAAGCGAGGAATCTGTTCCCTTGATCGATCTTGAGGACCCGCAAGCCGTGGAGAAGATAAAAATGGCTTGTGAAAATTGGGGTATTTTTCAGGTCACCAACCACAGGGTTCCAATGGAGCTTCTTGCCCAAATGGAGCATCAGGTTCGCCGCTTCTTTGATTTGACGAGGGAGGAGAAGCTCCTCACTCTGCGCTCGCCGGACAGCCCCAACGGCTACGGCATCATCCAGGTTTCACCCTGTTTTAACACTCTCATGTGGATGGAAGGTTTCACCCTGTCCGGATCGCCGTTGGAGTTTGCACGCCGGGTTTGGCCTCAAGATTACACCCCTTtctg CACTGTGACTGAGGATTACCAAGAACAAATGAGGGGCCTGGCTAAAAAGATAActtctttaatatttaaatcatTGGGCATATCTCGTGAAGATGTGGAATGGTTTGAGCCCAAGAGCATGGAAACATCCCTACAGTTGAACTCGTACCCGAATTGCCCAGACCCAGCCCGTGCATTGGGCATGATCCCACACACAGACTCATCTCTTATAACATTACTATACCAAAGCAAAACCAATAGAGCCCTCCAAGTGTATCGGCCCAATCTCAAATGGGTCGACGTGGAGCCCATTTCCAATGCAATCGTCGTTCATGTCGGTGACATGTTGCACATGTACTCTAATGGACAGTGCAAAAACGTATTACATCGGGCCATTGTGAGTGAGGCCCATCACCGCATCTCCGTTATCTATTTCTTTGGTCCGAAAAGTGATGTCAAGATTTCATCGCCACTTAAATTCATCAAGAGCGGTGATTTCTCCATGTATCGCCCCATAACATGGAAAGAGTACCGTAAGCTTAAGCTTAAGCACACAGACAAGGCCTTGGAGATGGTTCGTTTCAATTCAGTCGTCGTTGAAAATGCCAATGCCCTAACCAGTGGTGATGAGGCACACCACTTGATGGAGTTGATAGTGGCAAAGTGGAAGCTTTAG